The bacterium genome contains a region encoding:
- a CDS encoding YggT family protein, with amino-acid sequence MFVLGNFIVAIAQIISAILTILTWIIIIRALISWVNPDPYNSIVQFLYRVTEPILMPIRRILPAMGGFDLSPIVALIGIMFIRSFVVRTLIEFGMRIK; translated from the coding sequence ATGTTTGTTTTAGGTAATTTCATAGTAGCAATAGCACAGATTATTAGTGCAATATTAACGATACTTACCTGGATTATAATCATAAGAGCGCTTATATCCTGGGTAAATCCGGATCCCTACAATTCAATAGTACAGTTTCTATACAGAGTAACTGAGCCTATCCTGATGCCTATACGGAGGATACTGCCGGCAATGGGCGGTTTTGATCTTTCGCCGATAGTGGCTTTAATAGGAATTATGTTTATCAGGTCTTTTGTGGTCCGGACACTTATTGAGTTTGGCATGCGGATAAAATAG